The Sphingopyxis sp. YR583 DNA segment TCTATGCAAGCTATTCGCGCGGATACAAGGCGGGCGGTTTCAACCTCGACCGTTCGGCGCTGAAGAACCCCGTCATCCTCGCGCCCAATACGCCCAGTGCGACATTTGCCGCAGTCGGCGGGGCACAGGCGCTGGTGGGCAACCTCCAGTTCGATCCCGAACTGGTCAACAGCTACGAAATCGGCGCGAAATATGCGACCGGTCCGTTCAGCGTCGGGTTGACTTTGTTCCGTTCCGATTTCGAGAATTTCCAGCTCAACACGTTCAACGGCACGGTCTTCCTGGTCCAGAACATCAATGGCTGCGAAACCGACCTGAATGGCGCGGATCGCGATCAGAACAAGTTTGCCGGGTCGCCCAACTATATCGCGCCGACGGCGGCCAACGCCAATCCCGCGAACAGCACCGGCGCCTGCGCCGCCGACAAGGTGGGTTGGGGTGTCCGCTCGGAGGGCTTCGAACTCGAAGCGTCGCTGGTCCCGGCGCCGAGCTTCCGCATGACCGCGGGCCTCACCTATGCGAAGACGAAATATCGCAGCAATCTGGTGGGCACCGCGGCGGGCGCTCCGCTCGATCAGGCCCTGCGCAAGCTGCCCGGCGACAATATGTCGAACGCGCCCGAACTGGTCGCAACCGGCAGCGTCGCCTGGACGCCCGATATCGGCAGCGGCGGCATGACCGGCCTTGTCTATATCGATGGCCGCATGACCAGCGATTACAATACCGGGTCGGACCTGTTCCCGCAGAAGGAACAGGATGGCTATGCGATCTTCAACGCGCGCATCGGCATTCGCGGCCCCGACGAGAAGTGGGGCATCGAATTCTGGGGCCAGAATATCTTCAACAAACAATATGCCCAGGTCGCCTTCAACTCGCCGTTCCAGGAAGGTGCGACGACGAGCGCTTTTGCAGACCCGCAATATCCGGGCGGTCGCCAGATCTATTCACAGTTCCTCGCCGAACCGCGGACCTATGGCGTGACGCTGCGCGGCAAGTTCTAAGTCGCAGCGAACGGGAGATATTCGGGGCGAGGCACCATGTGCCTCGCCCCTTTCTTTTGCCCGGCCGAGTCAACCCGTCACATCTGACAGCTGTGACACAAAAGCCGCGCATTCCGGGTAATGACGTTACGGAACAGGCGTCGTGCTGGATTGCCGCCGCGAATTCATGTTACGCTCCGGCAACGACAAAAAAGACCGCTCTCCCCACAAAGACAGACCTTGTGAGAGGAGGGCCATTTCCCATGAAGAAACGTTCGCGCCGCACGGCATGCCTGCTGCGGACCAGCGCCGCCGGCTTATCGCTTTCATTCGGCCTTTTGGCGATGCCCGCCATGGCGCAGGGCGCCGGCGCCGAAACCGACGACAGCACGATCATCGTCACTGCGACGCGGCGCAGCGAGGCGCTCTCCGACGTTCCCATCGCGGTTTCCGCCGTCACCGGCGACACGCTGGAAAAAACGGGTGCAACCGACGTGCGCGCGCTGGGACAGGTGGCGCCGTCGCTTCTGGTGTCGGGCGCAACGAGCGAGGTCAATTTCTCGGCACGCATCCGCGGCATCGGGACCGTCGGCGAAAATCCGGGCCTTGAATCGTCGGTCGGCCTGTTCATCGACGGCGTCTATCGCAGCCGCACGGGCGTCGGCCTGTCCGAACTCGGCGACATCGAACGCGTCGAGGTGCTGCGCGGACCGCAGGGAACCCTGTTCGGCCGCAATTCGACCGCAGGGCTGATCAACATCGTCACCAAGGGCCCCGAGCTTGGCACCTTCGCAGGCAAGGGGTCTGTGTCCTACGGCAATTATGATTATTGGCGCGTCGACGGCATGATCAACGCGCCGCTCGGCGACAAGAGCGCGGTGCGCCTCGACGGCGTCTGGCAGAAACGCGACGGTTTCATCGGAAATGTCACGCCGGGCGAGCCCGACATCAACGACCGCGACCGATGGCTGGTCAAGGGTCAGTTGATGTTCGAACCGACCGAGACGCTGAGCTTTCGCCTGATCGCCGATTACAGCAAGCGCGAAGAGAATTGCTGCGGCGGCATCCTGCTCAATCCGGTACGCAACCTGACGCGCGGGCCCGACGGCTTCCCGGTCGCATCGGCGAACACCCTGCTTCCGCTCCTCCAGTTGCTCGGCGCGAACCATCAGGTCGCGCCTGTCGGGACAAGCTTCGTCCGCCGCCAGTCGACGACGCCCGGTGTCACCTACCGGTCGGACACGAAGGATTGGGGCGTGTCGGGTGAGCTCGACTGGGATCTGGGCGCCGCGACGCTGACCTCGATCACCGCCTATCGCGACTATAAGAATGCGCAGGGCCAGGACGCCGATTTCAGCACGCTCGACATATTGCGCCGCACCGACCTCGATCGCCGCTTCCGCCTGTTCACACAGGAAGTGCGCTTGCAGGGCGAAGCGTTCGACGGGCGGCTCGACTGGCTGGTCGGCGGCTATTACGCCAACGAGAAGCTCGATGTCGACGACGACATCGTCTATGGCGCCGACTATCAGCGCTTCGCCAACTGCCTCGCCGCGGCGTCGCTCGCGCCGGCGCTGATCAACCCCGCGTCTGCAACCTGTTCGAACCTGCCCGCCGCGAGCTTCCCGGGGTTTCAGGGTATTGCGGCCCTGCTCGGCGCCGCGCCGCTCAACGGCACCGGCAACAACGGATCGACCTTCCACCAGCGCAGCACCAACTATGCGCTGTTCACGCACAACAGCTTCGATATCGTCGAGGATGTGCTGACGCTGACGGTCGGCGCACGCTACACGCACGAGAAGAAGACGCTGGCGGGCGATGCCAATTTCACCAACACGCTGTGCCCCGCGATCGTCAACTCGTCGCTGCAGGCGCTGGCAAGCCTCGCCTGCGTGATCAACGGAACCGCGCCCGACATCGTCAAGGGCGCGCCGGGAACGAAGTTCAGCGAGGGCCAGTGGACCGGCACCGCGGTGCTGAGCTGGAAACCCACGCCGGAGTTGCTCGTCTATGCCTCGGCGTCGAAGGGGTACAAGGCGGGCGGCTTCAACCTCGACTATTCGGCGCTCGACCGGCCGTGCAGCACGACCGCGGGGTCGGCCGCGCAGAATGCCGCCTGCACCACTGCGCTGGCGCGCCCCGCGAACACGCCCGGCAACGGACGGCCGGAAGCGAGCGACCTGCAATTCGCGAGCGAAAAGGTCGATGCCTATGAACTCGGGGTCAAATGGGACGGCCCGGGGATCGACGTCAATCTCGCCGCCTTTTGGCAGGAGTATAGCAATTATCAGCTGAACACCTTCAACGGCGTCAATTTCGAGGTCACCAATATCCAGGCGTGCAAGGACGATCTGGGGACCGCGCCGACCGACAACAGCGCCGCAACCGGCGCATGCGCGTCGGACCGGCTGAAGCCGGGCGTCGTCGCCAAGGGGTTCGAGATCGAGACCTTCCTGCGCCCCGCACGCTATGTTTCGGTCAATATGGGGCTGACCTATGTCGACACCCTCTATCGCCGCGACCTTGTCGGCACGGGCGGGCGTCCGCTGTCGCCGGTGCTGTTCCAGCTCCCCGGTCGCGGGGTGTCGAACGCCGCCAAATATGTCGCGACCGCAGGGATCAGCTGGACGCCGCCGATCGGTTCGTCGGGGATGAGCGCGCTCATCTATCTCGACACGCGGATGCAGAGCGACACCAACACCGGGTCGAACCTCGACATTGAAAAGGAACAGGATGCCTTTGCAGTGTTCAACGGCCGGATCGGGCTGTTCGGGCGCGACCGCCGCTGGGGTATCGAACTGTGGGGCCAGAATCTGTTCAACAAGCAATATTACCAGATCGGCGCCGACATGCCGTTGCAGGGATCGGGATCGTTCCGTGCGGTCGCCGCGCCAGCGGCAAGCGGGCACCCTGCTACCGCGAACAAATTGTTCGTCGGCTTCCCCGGCGAACCGCGCACCTATGGCGTGACGCTGCGCGGCCAGTTCTGACCGTCTCTCCCCCTCCCCACATTCGGGGAGGGCGTAGGGAGGGCCTGCCGCGGCCGGGCACTGTCACGGCAGGCCCTTTCCTTTGGGTGGTACGATAGCGGCTTTAGGATGGCTGCCGACCGCACCGGACAAAGAAAAAGGGCGGTCCCGACGGGGCCGCCCTTGTTTCGTTTCGCTTCGGCTGAAAGCGTCAGGCTGCCTTGGGCAGCGCCGCCTTTGCCTGCGCGATGATCGCGGTGAACACGCCACCTTCGTTCATCGCGAGGTCGGCCATGACCTTGCGGTCGAGCTCGATCCCGGCCAGCTTCACGCCGTGCATGAACTGCGAATAGGTGAGGCCTTCGGCGCGAACCGCAGCGTTAATGCGCTGGATCCACAGAC contains these protein-coding regions:
- the rplT gene encoding 50S ribosomal protein L20 translates to MSRIKRGVTTRAKHKRVLEQAKGYYGRRKNTIRVAKQAVEKAGQYAYRDRKVKKRSFRGLWIQRINAAVRAEGLTYSQFMHGVKLAGIELDRKVMADLAMNEGGVFTAIIAQAKAALPKAA
- a CDS encoding TonB-dependent receptor encodes the protein MKKRSRRTACLLRTSAAGLSLSFGLLAMPAMAQGAGAETDDSTIIVTATRRSEALSDVPIAVSAVTGDTLEKTGATDVRALGQVAPSLLVSGATSEVNFSARIRGIGTVGENPGLESSVGLFIDGVYRSRTGVGLSELGDIERVEVLRGPQGTLFGRNSTAGLINIVTKGPELGTFAGKGSVSYGNYDYWRVDGMINAPLGDKSAVRLDGVWQKRDGFIGNVTPGEPDINDRDRWLVKGQLMFEPTETLSFRLIADYSKREENCCGGILLNPVRNLTRGPDGFPVASANTLLPLLQLLGANHQVAPVGTSFVRRQSTTPGVTYRSDTKDWGVSGELDWDLGAATLTSITAYRDYKNAQGQDADFSTLDILRRTDLDRRFRLFTQEVRLQGEAFDGRLDWLVGGYYANEKLDVDDDIVYGADYQRFANCLAAASLAPALINPASATCSNLPAASFPGFQGIAALLGAAPLNGTGNNGSTFHQRSTNYALFTHNSFDIVEDVLTLTVGARYTHEKKTLAGDANFTNTLCPAIVNSSLQALASLACVINGTAPDIVKGAPGTKFSEGQWTGTAVLSWKPTPELLVYASASKGYKAGGFNLDYSALDRPCSTTAGSAAQNAACTTALARPANTPGNGRPEASDLQFASEKVDAYELGVKWDGPGIDVNLAAFWQEYSNYQLNTFNGVNFEVTNIQACKDDLGTAPTDNSAATGACASDRLKPGVVAKGFEIETFLRPARYVSVNMGLTYVDTLYRRDLVGTGGRPLSPVLFQLPGRGVSNAAKYVATAGISWTPPIGSSGMSALIYLDTRMQSDTNTGSNLDIEKEQDAFAVFNGRIGLFGRDRRWGIELWGQNLFNKQYYQIGADMPLQGSGSFRAVAAPAASGHPATANKLFVGFPGEPRTYGVTLRGQF